Below is a genomic region from Sphingopyxis terrae subsp. terrae NBRC 15098.
GCCGTGCGCCACGAAGGTCGCGACATCGAAGGCGCGCACGCGGATCAGCGAGATATGCGGCTGGTTCGTCCCGAACACGAGCGCGCGGCTCTTCTTGTCGAAGAAGTCGGCGGCCGGCTCGATGCCCACACGGGCGAGCAGCGGCAGCGCCTCGTCGAGGATGCGTCCCTTGGGGATGGCAAAGATGATCGGTTCGGGCATAAGCGAGGGCGCACATAAGCGCCAGCGGGAGAAAGGGCAATGAGCGAGCGGTACAAGTTCGTCGACATGAACGAAACCGGACCCGACGCCGTCCGCACCGCTTTTGCCAATCAGGTCGCCTATTGCCGCGCGGCCGAAGCGCCGATCACGGCGCGCATCGTCGCCGCTGTCGCAACGCTCCTCGACCGGCCCGAAACCGGCTTCGCACGCCGCATCGCCGACTGGCCCGGCGCGGCGCTTGCCGACGCGCTGCCGCTGCGCGCCGCCGGCGGGCTCCATGCGCTGCACCTTTCGGGCGCCGCAGACGATCTCGCGCCAATCTATGCCGACGCCAACGACATCAACGATGCCGTCATCGTGGCGGGCGTGGTGCGACGGCACGAGGCGGCGCTGCTGCCGTGGCTCGACGGTCCGCCGCAGACAAACGAGGCGGGCCGGTCGGCCAACTTCATCGCCGCAATGCTGTGGCTCGCCGATCAGGGCCTTCCTGCGCGTTTCGAGTGCCTCGAAATCGGATCGAGCGCGGGGATCAACCTGATGCTCGACCGTTATCATTACGACCTCGGCGGCGTCCAGGTCGGCCCCCAGCCCGGCGTCATGGCCTTCACCCCGGACTGGCAGGGCCGCCATCCGCCGCAGCATGCGATCGAAATCGTGTCGGCGAAGGGATGCGATGTCGCCCCCGTCGATCTGACCGATCCGGCGCAGGCACTACGTCTCAAAGCGTTCGTCTGGCCCGAACATGCCATTCGCTTCGCGCGAATCGAGGCGGCGATCGCTGCCGCCGAAGCGCGGCTGCCCGACCTCGTGCGCATGACCGCGGCCGATTTCGTCGAACAGGAATTGGCAAAGCCGCAGGCCGCGGGCACGACGCGCCTATTGATGCACTCGATCGTCTGGCAATATGTCCCCGGCGACCAACAGGCGCGCATCACCGCCGCGATGGAAGCGGCGGGCGCACGCGCGACCGCGGACCGGCCGCTCGCCTGGGTCGCGCTGGAAGCGAATCGCACCGTTCACGGCCACGAACTTGTCGTGCGCCACTGGCCGGGCGGCGCGGCGCCGGTGATGCTGGCGCGCGCGCACCCGCATGGCGCGTGGATCGAGTGGTTGGTGTAACCCCGCACTTTCCGTAAACGTAAAGTGATTGCGCGCGCCGCCGCGACGCGATAGGCATATCGCATGTTTTTCGGCTTCCTCGACGAGCTTCGCGCCGCGGGCATTCCCGCCAGCCTGAAAGAGCATTTGATGCTGCTGGAGGCGCTCGACCGCGAGGTGATCGATCGCAGTCCCGAACAATTTTATTATCTGAGCCGCGCCATCTATGTGAAGGATGAAGGGCTGCTCGACCGCTTCGATCAGGTCTTCAATAAAGTCTTCAAGGGGCTGCTCACCGATTACGGTCAGAACCCCGTCGACATCCCCGAGGAATGGCTGAAGACCGTTGCCGAGAAATATCTGACGCCCGAGGAGATGGAGGCGATCAAGGCGCTCGGCGACTGGGACGAGATCATGGAGACGCTGAAGAAGCGGCTCGAAGAACAGCAGAAGCGCCACCAGGGCGGCAACAAGTGGATCGGCACCGGCGGCACATCGCCCTTCGGCAATTCGGGCTATAATCCCGAAGGCGTGCGGATCGGCGGCGAAAGCAAGCACAAGCGCGCGCTGAAGGTCTGGGAAAAGCGCGAGTTCGCCAACCTCGACAACACCAAGGAACTCGGCACCCGCAACATCAAGATCGCGCTGCGCCGCCTGCGCAAATTCGCGCGCGAGGGGGCCGCCGACGAACTCGATATTCCCGGCACGATCGAAGGGACCGCGCGGCAGGGCTGGCTCGACATCCGCATGCGTCCCGAACGGCGCAATGCGGTCAAGCTGCTGCTTTTCCTCGACGTCGGCGGATCGATGGACCCGTTCATCAAGCTGTGCGAGGAATTGTTCAGCGCCGCGACAAGCGAATTCAAGAATCTCGAATTCTTCTATTTCCACAACTGCCCCTATGAAGGCGTGTGGAAAGACAACAAGCGCCGCTGGTCCGAACGCACGCCGATGTGGGATATCCTCCACAAATATGGCCACGACTACAAGCTGGTCTTCGTCGGCGATGCGTCGATGAGCGCTTATGAAATCACCCATCCGGGCGGCAGCGTCGAACATTTCAACGAAGAATCGGGCGCGGTGTGGATGCAGCGCATGACGCACGTCTATCCCGCCGCCGTGTGGTTGAACCCCGTTCCTTCGGCGCAATGGGGCTACACCCAGTCGGTGAAGCTGATCAAACAGTTGATGAACGACCGCATGTATCCGCTGACGCTGGCGGGGCTCGACGACGCGATGCGCGAACTGACGCGCAAGCATTGAGCCACGGTTTTCTTTAATCGTCATTGCGAGGGCCGAAGGCCCGTGGCAATCCAGAGCCTGCGTCAACCGCCCTGGATTGCTTCGCTCCGCTCGCAATGACGAGAAACTAGGCCCCGAATGATCGATCTCCCTCTCGTTACAATCCTTCTGCTCACCGGCTTCATCAACCTGATCGGTGCGCTGGCCTATGCCGCCCGCATCGCCGGCGTGCGGACGCGGCGGATCGCGATGTCGTTCGCGCTGTTCAACATCCTCGTGCTCTTTTCGCGCACCTCGAACAGTTTTCTGGGGCCGTTCCTCGCGAAGCGGATCGAAACGCGCATCCATGACGGCAGCGGCGCCTCGCTGTTCCTCGACATGCAATTGGTGCTGGCGGCGGCAAGCGTCGCGACGCTGCTCGGCATCCTGCTCGTTCCCACCGGCCAGCGCATGTTCGCCGCGGCGATCGGCTGGTACCAGAACAACCGCTCGACGACGCGGCTCGCGATGAAGGCGGTCAGCCCGAGCGGCCTGCGCACGATGCGCCAGTCGCTTCGTGTGCCCAGCCTTGGTCACCTCAAAGCCTGGCGCATGCCCAAGGGGATCGGCTGGGGTGTCCTGATCGCCAACTGCCTCGCGCAATCGCTCCTCGCGGTCGGCGTCGTCGCGTCGCTTTATGCGGGCTATCTCGCCCCCGAATTTCGCGTTACCGCTTCGCAGCTTTCGGCACTCATCAACGGCTTCGCGACGATCCTGCTCTTCGCCTTCATCGACCCGCAGCTGTCGGTGATGACCGACGACGCGGTCGAGGGCAAAGTCGACGAGGGTGATTTCCGCCGCGCGATCACCTTCATCTCGCTGAGCCGGCTCGCCGGCACGATCCTCGCGCAGGCGCTGTTGCTGCCCGCCGCGACGCTGATCGCTTACGTTTCCGTGCATGTCTGACGCGCCGATGCGGCACAGCCGCTTTCACGCCGTCCGCACGCGGCTCGAGGCGATGGCGGTCGAGCCCGGGCCGCGCGGCTGGTTTCTCGAATTTCTGGTGTTCGGCTTCAAACAGGGCTGGGCGTGCCTGTTCGGCGCGCTGATGCTCGCGCTTTTGCTCGGCACCCATCTATTCTGGCCCGACAGCGCGCCGGTCCACCGCTATGACGCGATCACCATCGGCGCGGTGCTGACCCAGCTCGGCATGCTCGCGTTCCGGCTCGAGACACCGCGGGAAGCGATCGTTATCCTGATCTTCCACATCGTCGGCACCGTCATGGAGCTGTTCAAGACCGCCGCGGGGTCATGGCAATATCCGGAAGGCAGCCTGCTCCACATCGGTGCGGTACCGCTGTTTTCAGGCTTCATGTACGCCGCGGTCGGCAGCTATATCGCGCGCGTCTGGCGCATCTTCGATTTCCGCTACACCGGCTATCCGCCGATGTGGACGAGTTACGCGCTTGCGGCCGCGATCTATGTCAACTTCTTCGCGCACCACTGGCTGCCCGACATCCGCTGGCTTCTGTTCGCCGTCACCGCGCTTCTCTTCTGGCGTTGTCAGGTGTGGTTCCGCCCGCTCCACATCCGCCGCCGCATGCCGCTGCTCGTCGGCTGGGGCCTCGTCGCGCTGTTTATCTGGTTCGCGGAGAATATCGGTACCTTCGCGCGCGCCTGGACCTATCCCAGCCAGGCCGATGGCTGGCACATGGTGGGGTTCGAGAAGCTGGGCAGCTGGTATCTGCTGATGATCATCAGCTTCGTGCTGGTCAGTCTGGTGCAGCAACCGAAGGGGCCGGATCAACCAAACGGCTGATCGATCGAGGGCGGCGGCTCGCTGAACCATTTCGGGCCGCTGTCGGTCATGTGAAAGCAATCTTCCAGCCGGATACCGAACTCGCCGGGAATATAGATGCCGGGTTCGTTCGAAAAGCACATGCCCGCCGCCAGCTTCGTGGTTTCGCCGCGCACCAGATTGACCGGCTCATGCCCGTCGA
It encodes:
- a CDS encoding DUF2332 domain-containing protein produces the protein MSERYKFVDMNETGPDAVRTAFANQVAYCRAAEAPITARIVAAVATLLDRPETGFARRIADWPGAALADALPLRAAGGLHALHLSGAADDLAPIYADANDINDAVIVAGVVRRHEAALLPWLDGPPQTNEAGRSANFIAAMLWLADQGLPARFECLEIGSSAGINLMLDRYHYDLGGVQVGPQPGVMAFTPDWQGRHPPQHAIEIVSAKGCDVAPVDLTDPAQALRLKAFVWPEHAIRFARIEAAIAAAEARLPDLVRMTAADFVEQELAKPQAAGTTRLLMHSIVWQYVPGDQQARITAAMEAAGARATADRPLAWVALEANRTVHGHELVVRHWPGGAAPVMLARAHPHGAWIEWLV
- a CDS encoding vWA domain-containing protein encodes the protein MFFGFLDELRAAGIPASLKEHLMLLEALDREVIDRSPEQFYYLSRAIYVKDEGLLDRFDQVFNKVFKGLLTDYGQNPVDIPEEWLKTVAEKYLTPEEMEAIKALGDWDEIMETLKKRLEEQQKRHQGGNKWIGTGGTSPFGNSGYNPEGVRIGGESKHKRALKVWEKREFANLDNTKELGTRNIKIALRRLRKFAREGAADELDIPGTIEGTARQGWLDIRMRPERRNAVKLLLFLDVGGSMDPFIKLCEELFSAATSEFKNLEFFYFHNCPYEGVWKDNKRRWSERTPMWDILHKYGHDYKLVFVGDASMSAYEITHPGGSVEHFNEESGAVWMQRMTHVYPAAVWLNPVPSAQWGYTQSVKLIKQLMNDRMYPLTLAGLDDAMRELTRKH
- a CDS encoding lipid II flippase Amj family protein, which encodes MIDLPLVTILLLTGFINLIGALAYAARIAGVRTRRIAMSFALFNILVLFSRTSNSFLGPFLAKRIETRIHDGSGASLFLDMQLVLAAASVATLLGILLVPTGQRMFAAAIGWYQNNRSTTRLAMKAVSPSGLRTMRQSLRVPSLGHLKAWRMPKGIGWGVLIANCLAQSLLAVGVVASLYAGYLAPEFRVTASQLSALINGFATILLFAFIDPQLSVMTDDAVEGKVDEGDFRRAITFISLSRLAGTILAQALLLPAATLIAYVSVHV
- a CDS encoding DUF817 domain-containing protein — translated: MSDAPMRHSRFHAVRTRLEAMAVEPGPRGWFLEFLVFGFKQGWACLFGALMLALLLGTHLFWPDSAPVHRYDAITIGAVLTQLGMLAFRLETPREAIVILIFHIVGTVMELFKTAAGSWQYPEGSLLHIGAVPLFSGFMYAAVGSYIARVWRIFDFRYTGYPPMWTSYALAAAIYVNFFAHHWLPDIRWLLFAVTALLFWRCQVWFRPLHIRRRMPLLVGWGLVALFIWFAENIGTFARAWTYPSQADGWHMVGFEKLGSWYLLMIISFVLVSLVQQPKGPDQPNG